In bacterium YEK0313, one genomic interval encodes:
- a CDS encoding Integrase core domain protein, translated as MTDHASRFLLMCEALDSVREELAITAFEQLFRERGLPEAIRSDNGVPFASPNGLFNLSRLSVWWLRLGIAIERIQPGQPQQNGRHERMHLTLKKEATRPAGQNSLQQQGRFDAFQKEFNTERPHEGLDMKCPAEVYTPSCRPYTGLPELSYPLHDRDVMITACGRLCLHRKKINVSTVLAGQRVGIKEVDEGIWLVSFMSYDLGYFDLEQKTLQPLDNPFGPRVSPMS; from the coding sequence ATGACCGACCACGCCTCGCGCTTCCTGCTCATGTGCGAAGCATTGGACTCGGTGCGGGAAGAGCTGGCGATCACGGCCTTCGAGCAGTTGTTCCGCGAGCGGGGCCTGCCGGAGGCCATTCGCTCCGACAATGGCGTGCCCTTTGCCAGCCCGAACGGCCTGTTCAATCTGTCCAGGCTCTCGGTCTGGTGGCTCAGGCTCGGCATTGCCATCGAACGCATCCAGCCCGGCCAGCCGCAGCAGAATGGGCGGCACGAGCGCATGCATCTCACGCTGAAGAAGGAAGCGACCCGTCCGGCCGGCCAGAACAGCCTGCAGCAGCAGGGCCGGTTCGATGCCTTCCAGAAGGAGTTCAACACCGAGCGTCCTCACGAGGGGCTCGACATGAAGTGTCCGGCCGAGGTCTATACGCCATCATGCAGGCCCTACACGGGCCTGCCGGAGCTCAGCTATCCCCTGCATGACCGCGACGTGATGATCACCGCCTGCGGCCGCCTGTGCCTGCACCGAAAGAAGATCAACGTCTCGACCGTGCTCGCCGGTCAGCGCGTCGGCATCAAGGAAGTCGACGAGGGCATTTGGCTCGTCAGCTTCATGAGCTACGATCTCGGCTACTTCGATTTGGAACAGAAAACCCTGCAGCCACTCGACAACCCGTTCGGGCCAAGAGTGTCACCCATGTCTTAG
- a CDS encoding Integrase core domain protein translates to MIRRIVGEGRPVGEVAAGFGVSERTARKWLSRWRSDGEAGLQNRSSRPHASRSATSAFWPGLAAKLRREYRLTGEEIASRLGLARSTVAGWLTRMGLGRLSALDPKEPVRRYQRERPGELLHLDIKRLARFEGVGHRITGNRRGASQGLGYDFLHVAIDDATRLAYVEVLPDERRWSTTGFLVRALRWFKERGVSVQRG, encoded by the coding sequence ATGATCCGGCGGATCGTAGGAGAGGGCCGGCCTGTCGGCGAAGTGGCGGCCGGCTTCGGGGTCAGCGAGCGAACCGCCCGCAAATGGCTGTCGCGATGGCGGAGCGATGGAGAAGCCGGGCTGCAGAACCGCTCGTCGCGGCCCCATGCGTCCCGATCGGCGACGAGCGCGTTCTGGCCCGGGCTGGCGGCCAAGCTGCGCCGCGAGTACCGGTTGACGGGTGAGGAGATTGCGTCCCGCCTCGGACTGGCGCGATCGACGGTTGCCGGCTGGCTGACGCGGATGGGGCTCGGCCGGCTGTCCGCGCTTGATCCGAAGGAGCCGGTGCGGCGCTATCAACGCGAGCGTCCCGGCGAGCTGCTTCATCTCGACATCAAGCGGCTGGCCCGCTTTGAAGGCGTCGGCCACCGCATCACCGGCAACCGGCGTGGCGCCAGCCAGGGGCTTGGCTACGACTTCCTGCATGTCGCCATCGACGATGCGACCCGGCTTGCCTATGTCGAGGTGCTGCCCGACGAGCGGCGGTGGTCGACCACCGGGTTCCTCGTGCGGGCGCTGCGCTGGTTCAAGGAGCGGGGCGTCAGCGTGCAAAGAGGATGA